A region from the Sulfurospirillum oryzae genome encodes:
- the amrB gene encoding AmmeMemoRadiSam system protein B — MNKYRKSAVAGMFYPDSCSDIKHYIAHFTKEMPELTLDVLPRSLIVPHAGYVYSGYTANLAFHYAASKRPDIERVVVLGPSHRVYVAGASIALFEAYHTPCGELEIDLTYSHALAKKFAFLDFLPSAHEEHSTEVQMPFIYHYFRHAKVVEIVYGDITHTELSQLIDDVLQDEKTLLVISTDLSHFYTQVQANKLDNLCINAISHLDLHALSHGCEACGITGVKAMIQSALNHNFQAHFLDYRTSFARTGDDSRVVGYTSFALG, encoded by the coding sequence ATGAATAAATATCGCAAGTCTGCCGTTGCTGGCATGTTTTATCCCGATAGTTGCAGTGACATCAAACACTACATCGCGCACTTTACCAAAGAGATGCCCGAGTTAACCCTTGATGTTTTACCACGTTCCCTCATCGTACCCCATGCGGGCTATGTTTACAGTGGCTATACCGCCAATCTTGCCTTCCATTACGCCGCTTCAAAACGCCCTGACATTGAACGGGTGGTCGTCCTTGGTCCAAGCCATCGTGTTTACGTCGCAGGCGCTTCCATCGCTCTTTTTGAGGCATACCATACGCCTTGTGGTGAGCTTGAAATCGACTTAACGTATAGTCATGCGCTTGCGAAGAAATTTGCCTTTTTAGACTTTCTACCCAGTGCGCACGAAGAACACTCCACCGAAGTGCAAATGCCCTTCATTTACCACTATTTCAGACATGCAAAAGTCGTTGAAATCGTCTATGGCGACATCACTCACACTGAACTTTCACAGCTCATCGACGATGTGCTTCAAGATGAAAAAACGCTTCTGGTTATCAGCACCGATCTTAGCCATTTTTACACACAAGTGCAAGCCAATAAGCTCGATAATCTCTGCATAAATGCCATCTCACACCTTGACCTTCACGCCCTTTCTCATGGTTGTGAAGCGTGTGGAATTACAGGCGTCAAAGCAATGATACAAAGTGCGCTCAATCATAATTTCCAAGCCCATTTTTTAGACTATCGCACCAGCTTTGCACGCACAGGCGATGATAGCCGAGTCGTTGGTTACACGTCGTTTGCACTGGGATGA
- a CDS encoding AraC family transcriptional regulator yields the protein MSLENTTIHQIKKVICFVEKHLNDDLDVATLSQIAGYSHFHFCRLFKLYTGESIGVFIRRLKLEKAAFAMVDKNKSITDIAIAAGYDTPSGFYKAFNEFFGYAPSEHKRQKHIALKKIKGATMLEPKIVTREAINTIRCRRIGAYNTSTKEAWGTLCTLLQEYAIKNNLPNMLSDDKQEAIGIGYDDPTITAPEKIRYEACLSFEKTYENLPEGLSQNLIEGGRFASLLHKGSYNNMYDSWMKLYSWVTEQGLELRENNLFEKYLNDPTYTSEALLETELFLPIR from the coding sequence ATGAGTCTTGAAAATACGACAATACATCAAATCAAAAAAGTAATTTGTTTTGTGGAAAAACACCTTAACGATGATTTAGATGTCGCTACTTTGTCACAAATTGCTGGATACAGCCATTTTCACTTTTGTCGGCTTTTTAAACTTTATACAGGTGAATCCATAGGAGTATTTATAAGACGCCTAAAGCTTGAAAAAGCAGCCTTTGCAATGGTCGATAAAAACAAATCTATCACCGACATAGCAATAGCAGCAGGATACGATACCCCGAGTGGTTTTTATAAAGCATTCAATGAGTTTTTTGGTTATGCACCTAGCGAGCATAAAAGACAAAAACATATAGCATTGAAAAAAATAAAAGGAGCTACAATGCTAGAACCAAAAATCGTTACACGTGAAGCGATCAACACTATTAGATGTCGAAGAATAGGAGCTTACAATACCAGTACGAAAGAAGCATGGGGAACACTCTGCACACTCTTACAAGAGTATGCCATTAAAAATAATCTACCTAACATGCTGAGTGATGATAAACAAGAAGCTATAGGAATAGGGTATGATGACCCAACCATCACCGCACCTGAAAAGATAAGATATGAAGCATGTCTCAGTTTTGAAAAGACGTATGAAAATCTTCCTGAAGGACTTAGTCAGAACCTCATTGAAGGTGGAAGATTTGCCTCTTTGCTTCACAAAGGAAGTTACAATAATATGTATGATTCTTGGATGAAGCTCTATTCGTGGGTCACCGAGCAAGGCTTAGAACTCAGGGAGAACAACCTGTTTGAGAAATATCTCAATGATCCAACCTACACATCTGAAGCATTACTTGAGACAGAGTTGTTTCTTCCCATCCGATAA
- a CDS encoding nuclear transport factor 2 family protein, with protein sequence MAIVAFDDPIKQEIWTTVRALNDAWTKGNPDDLVNYFHRDMIAITATDRYRREGRAMCLEGWKGFAQAATIHRWEEIDPVIHVYGDSAVVAYNFDMSFDMGGHKVDLGGRDMFFFVKENGQWWAVADQYSAYPC encoded by the coding sequence GTGGCAATAGTAGCATTTGATGATCCGATAAAACAAGAGATTTGGACAACGGTACGCGCTTTGAATGATGCGTGGACGAAAGGCAATCCCGATGATTTGGTCAACTATTTTCATCGCGATATGATCGCTATTACCGCAACAGATCGATACCGCCGTGAAGGTCGGGCGATGTGCTTAGAAGGTTGGAAAGGCTTTGCGCAAGCTGCCACGATACATCGGTGGGAAGAGATTGACCCTGTGATTCACGTCTATGGTGATTCTGCGGTGGTTGCCTATAATTTTGATATGTCATTTGATATGGGCGGACACAAGGTTGATCTTGGCGGACGCGATATGTTCTTTTTTGTCAAAGAAAATGGTCAATGGTGGGCTGTCGCTGATCAGTATTCAGCTTATCCTTGCTAG